ACCGTCCGGCCGTCGTCCGTGCGCACCCGCCACACGCCGCCCGTGCCGCCCAACACCACGCCCGCGCCGCTAGTCATCGTCGCGCATGACGTCCCACCATTTCCGCTTCGGCACGCCGGCGTCGCTCTTCCGGATCAGCGCGTCGAGCGTGGCCTTCACGGTGCGCAGCGGCATGCGTCCGAGCTCGCGCAGCACGGCCGTCTCGTCGTCGCCCCGCACGATGAAGTCGGTCTCGAGGTGCCCCTCGACGCCCTGCTCGCCGACGCGACGCCAGCGCAGGAACAGCAGGTAGCCGCCCACCGGTGCCGTCGCGTCGCCGGTCGCATCGGCGCACAGCTCCACGCTGTACGACATTCCGTCCGCGCCCTCGAACGCCGCGGGGCGCGCGTGGACGGCGGCGTAGCCGCCCACCGTCGTCTCGTCGCCTAACGAGTGGTCGGGAGGGAGGTGCGCGCCGCCCATCACCGTGCGAGGCGCGAGGAGCGCATGCGGGGGGCGTGACGCTGCGGTTCTGATGATGCGGTGCTGATGATGCGGTGCTGGAGCGGCGGTTCTGGAGCGGCGGAAGGGGCGGAGCCCGCGGGGCGCGGACCGCCGCTCGAGCACCGCCTCATCAGCGCCGCACCCTCGCCCGCGCGCATCACTTCCGCCGCCTCACGCCTTCCCGAATGATGTTGCCCGTCATGAACGCGAGGTTCGCCGGCCGCTCCGCGAGCCGGCGCATGAGGTACGGGTACCACTGCGTGCCGAACGGAACGTAGACGCGCATGTTCCACCCCTCGCGCACGATCTGCTCCTGCAGGTCGCGCCGCACGCCGTAGAGCATCTGGAACTCGAAGCGCGACGCGTCGATGCCGCTCTCCTTCGCGAACCGCTTCGCCTCGTTGATGATCGCCTCGTCGTGCGTCGCGAGCCCCGGGTAGTTGCCGTCGCGCATGAGCGCGTGCATCTCGCGCACGTACGCGGCGTCGACGTCCTTCTTGTCGGGGAACGCGACCGTCGGGGGCTCCTTGTAGGCGCCCTTGCACAGCCGCACGCGGCACCGCTCCTGGTTCGCGCGCGCGACGTCCTGCTCGGTGCGGAACAGGTAGCTCTGGAGCACGATGCCGACGTGGTTCCCGTACACCGGATAGAACCGCTCGTAGAACATGCGCAGCGTGCGCTCCGTGTAGTCGCTCGACTCCATGTCGAGGCGCACGAAGCTGCCGTGGTCGCGCGCGCGGGCGAGCACCTGGTGCACGACCTCCACGCAGAGGTCCTCCGAGATGTCGAGCCCCATCGCGGTGAGCTTCAGCGACACGTTCGTGTCGAGGCCGCGCTCGGCGATGCGGTCGAGCAGGTGCACGTACTGTCGTCCGGCGCCGCGGGCCTCGGCCTCGTTGTGCACGCTCTCGCCGAGGATGTCGAGCGACGCGCGGA
This DNA window, taken from Gemmatirosa kalamazoonensis, encodes the following:
- a CDS encoding proline dehydrogenase family protein, which codes for MLRSTLLYLSNQQKVFRFIRRNRLAKRFADRFVAGETVDTALDAVAALNAQRIRASLDILGESVHNEAEARGAGRQYVHLLDRIAERGLDTNVSLKLTAMGLDISEDLCVEVVHQVLARARDHGSFVRLDMESSDYTERTLRMFYERFYPVYGNHVGIVLQSYLFRTEQDVARANQERCRVRLCKGAYKEPPTVAFPDKKDVDAAYVREMHALMRDGNYPGLATHDEAIINEAKRFAKESGIDASRFEFQMLYGVRRDLQEQIVREGWNMRVYVPFGTQWYPYLMRRLAERPANLAFMTGNIIREGVRRRK